A region of the Mesoterricola sediminis genome:
TGCAGATGCAGGGGGTCCGGGCGGAGATGGCGTTGATGCGCGCCAGGGGGTAGTCGAGGCCGGCCTCGAAGGCCACGGCGAGGGTGTGGAGGATGGTGTTGGTGGAGCCCCCCATGGCCATGTCGAGGGCGAAGGCGTTGTCCAGGGAGGCCTGCGTCACCAGCTGCCGGGGGGTGGGGCCCGTGGCCAGGAGGTCGAGGATCCGCCGGCCCGCGGCGCGCGCCAGGTCCAGCCGCCGGGGATCGGTGGCGGGGATGGTGCCGTTGCCGGGAAGGGCCATGCCCACCGCCTCCAGGAGGCAGTTCATGGAGTTGGCCGTGAACATGCCGGAGCAGGAGCCGCAGGTGGGGCAGGCCGAGGCCTCCAGGCGGCGGAGCTCCTCCTCCGTCATGAGGCCGCTCTGCACGGCGCCCACCCCCTCGAAGACGGTGATGAGGTCCGCGGGGCCGCCGTCGGGCCGGGTGCCCTTGAGCATGGGCCCGCCGGTGACGAAGAGCGTGGGGAGGTCGAGGCGCACGGCGGCCATGAGCATGCCGGGGGTGATCTTGTCGCAGTTGGAGACGCACACGAGCGCGTCGAGGCAGTGGGCCTGGGCCATGGTCTCCACGGCGTCCGCGATGAGTTCCCGGCTGGGCAGGGAGAAGCGCATCCCGTCGTGGCCCATGGCGATGCCGTCGTCCACGGCGATGGTGTTGAATTCGAAGGGCACGCCTCCCGCCTCCCGCACCGCCTCCTTCACGAGGGCCGCGAAGCCGTGGAGGTGGGCGTGGCCGGGCACCAGGTCCGTGTACGAATTGGCGATGCCGATGAACGGCTTGGCCAGGTCCGCTTCGGCCACGCCGGCGGCCCGCAGCAGGCTCCGGTGGCCCGCCCTCTCCAAACCCTGTTTCACCGCATCCGAGCGCATGGACCGGCCTCCCTGGCCGAACCCTATCAGCTTGGGGCGGTCCTACGGCCCGCCGGTTTCAATTCGAATAGGCCCATAACGAATTCAGGCCTGGCCCTGGTCGCGTCTGCTCGCACGAATGACAGTCTGGAAGACGTCGGTGGCGGTCTCGGGATCCAGGCCGGCGGCGGTGGCCCAGGCCCGGCGCTCCGCCATCACGGCGGCCTCGCGGACGGGGTCCAGCACGGGCGCGCCCAGGGCGGCCTTGGCCCGGCCGGCGCGGCGGCTCAGCTCGGCGCGCCGGGCGAGGAGGGCCACCAGGTCCCGGTCCACGGCGTCGATGCCCTCCC
Encoded here:
- the ilvD gene encoding dihydroxy-acid dehydratase, producing MRSDAVKQGLERAGHRSLLRAAGVAEADLAKPFIGIANSYTDLVPGHAHLHGFAALVKEAVREAGGVPFEFNTIAVDDGIAMGHDGMRFSLPSRELIADAVETMAQAHCLDALVCVSNCDKITPGMLMAAVRLDLPTLFVTGGPMLKGTRPDGGPADLITVFEGVGAVQSGLMTEEELRRLEASACPTCGSCSGMFTANSMNCLLEAVGMALPGNGTIPATDPRRLDLARAAGRRILDLLATGPTPRQLVTQASLDNAFALDMAMGGSTNTILHTLAVAFEAGLDYPLARINAISARTPCICKVSPSVSDVHIQDVDAAGGVPAILKELSRREGLLDLACPTAAGGTLGDLAAAAPDPDGTVIRRLEDAFSPDGGLAVLFGNLAPGGAVVKSAGVDPGCHVFEGYARVFEGQDAALAALGRREVRPGDVVFIRYEGPRGGPGMPEMLSPTSMIKGQGLGRAVALVTDGRFSGGTAGLCIGHVSPEAAQGGPIGLVRDGDPVRIDIPARRLDLLIPDGEWAAREAAWTPPAPPRRNGWLGRYLRMVTSADRGAVLDPERR